The Sulfitobacter sp. S223 genome has a window encoding:
- a CDS encoding serine hydrolase: MTSFDIDRLGRIGDWMKTYIDARRLAGASVLLSQGGKEIYYHQCGLRDVARGAQWERDTVARIYSMTKPVTSVALMMLAERGLFHLDAPVSEFIPAFTDMQCLLDGATSIDQVQRCATPTLHQLLTHTAGLSYPFNPGVLGQEMADQDIVFRADQGSLAQMCDRVAALPLAFAPGNRWEYSVAIDILGRVVEVVSGKTLEQFFVDEIFEPLGVSETRFSVPATARDRFAACYTPLAGDAFSVGKVDTAPETLRLIDDPVESPFLDAQMQSGGGGLVGTIDDYLKFTEMMRTGGAGLIGPKTLSFMMQNHLAGDIASMGPSSFAEQPMEGMGFGLGGAVLLDSGRARSAGHVGDFSWGGMASTFFWIDPVAELSAIFFTQLIPSSAYPARPQLKALVHGAMT; this comes from the coding sequence ATGACGTCCTTTGATATTGACCGCCTTGGTCGCATTGGCGACTGGATGAAAACCTATATTGACGCCCGCCGTTTGGCGGGCGCTTCTGTCTTGCTTTCTCAAGGTGGAAAGGAAATCTACTACCACCAATGTGGTTTACGTGATGTCGCACGTGGCGCGCAGTGGGAGCGTGATACAGTTGCGCGCATCTACTCAATGACAAAGCCGGTGACGTCTGTCGCGCTCATGATGCTGGCAGAACGCGGCTTGTTTCATCTGGATGCGCCGGTGTCAGAGTTTATTCCTGCCTTTACCGATATGCAGTGCCTATTGGATGGGGCCACGTCGATTGATCAGGTGCAACGCTGCGCCACACCAACCCTGCATCAGCTGCTAACCCATACTGCCGGCCTTAGTTATCCATTCAACCCCGGTGTTCTGGGGCAGGAAATGGCGGATCAAGACATCGTATTTCGCGCGGACCAAGGCTCTCTGGCTCAGATGTGTGATCGGGTTGCGGCGTTGCCCTTGGCCTTTGCGCCCGGCAATCGTTGGGAGTATTCGGTCGCGATCGATATTCTGGGTCGCGTTGTCGAAGTGGTCAGTGGCAAAACGCTGGAACAGTTTTTCGTGGATGAGATTTTTGAGCCCCTTGGCGTGTCCGAGACTCGGTTTTCCGTACCAGCAACAGCGCGCGACAGGTTCGCCGCTTGCTACACACCGCTGGCAGGGGATGCGTTTTCGGTGGGCAAAGTCGACACCGCGCCCGAGACTTTGCGCTTGATAGATGATCCTGTGGAATCGCCTTTCTTGGATGCCCAGATGCAATCGGGTGGCGGCGGACTGGTCGGGACTATCGACGACTATCTCAAGTTTACCGAGATGATGCGCACTGGTGGTGCAGGCCTGATCGGGCCCAAAACACTTTCATTCATGATGCAGAACCATCTTGCCGGAGATATTGCATCCATGGGGCCTAGCAGTTTTGCAGAGCAGCCGATGGAGGGCATGGGTTTTGGCCTTGGCGGTGCTGTCTTGCTAGACTCCGGTCGCGCCCGTTCTGCTGGCCACGTCGGTGACTTCAGCTGGGGCGGCATGGCCTCAACGTTTTTCTGGATTGATCCGGTGGCTGAGCTGTCTGCTATATTCTTTACACAACTCATCCCGTCGAGCGCTTATCCCGCGCGTCCGCAACTCAAGGCATTGGTGCACGGAGCCATGACATGA